ACCTTGATCTCCGCAGCGGCTAGTTGTGGAGCTATCTGTTCCTTCAGACTCCCGCCCTGCTGTTGGTCAAAGTTACCGCCCACTCTTCCTGGACCATCTGCTGCCAATACAGCAGATAAAAAACTTCTTCGTCCACTTACCTGCAACTGCACCGCGGACTCCATTACCCTCTCCATCCGCATCCGCTCAGCCGCCGCTGCCTCCAGCATTAGGCGGCTCTGCTCTTCCTGCAGTTCACGCAATCGAAGTACCCGACGTAACACTTCAGGACGCGCCATCTATACCTCTTCCCTCATCCTCTTGATTTTGACGAACTTCATATCGTGTCCGCCAATTCCAACAGTTTTGCAATACAGTCCTCAAAGTGGACGTGCTCCTGCGATCTCTGAGCGAGAAAATCGCGTAGAAGCGGTCTGGCTTGCAATGCTCTATCCAGATCCTCATCTGAACCTGGTTTATATGCTCCGATGCGCACCAGATCCTCAGACCGCGCGTAAGCTGCCATCAAGCGTCGCACTAGAGCCGCCGCATCGCGATGATCCGAGCCCGCGACTGCAGACATCAGGCGGCTTATCGAATCCAATACGGCAACAGGGGGATACCACCCCTCGGCGGCCAGTGCTCTCGACAGTACGACATGCCCGTCAAGCAGCGAACGCACCGCATCGACAAGAGGATCCTGCTGATCGTCCCCCTCCATAAGTACCGTGTAAAAGGCCGTAATGGAACCCGTCTTGAAGTTGCCAGCGCGTTCTACGAGCTTGGCTAGTCGAGAGAACACCGACGGCGTATATCCCTTGGCCGTAGTCGGTTCTCCCGCAGCCAGACCAATCTCTCTCGCCGCCATGGCGAAACGGGTCAGCGAGTCCAGCACGAGCAATACATGCTTGCCCTGCGCGGCATAGTGCTCTGCGACGCTGGTCGCCGCAAGCGCTGCTCGTATTCGCATCAGAGGTGACTGGTCTGAAGTGGAGACCAGTACTACAGATCGTTTTAGCCCCTCATCGCCGAGCGCATCTTCGAGAAACTCCCCTACTTCGCGTCCTCGCTCCCCAACGAGCCCCACTACGGTAACATCCGCTTCCGTATTACGAGTCATCATTCCGATCAGAGTGCTTTTACCTACGCCAGAGCCTCCAAATATGCCTATCCTCTGGCCGCGCCCCACCGTCAGCAAAGCATCCAGCACCCGAATACCCGTTCCCAGTGGTGTCCGAATCGGTGTCCGCTCCAGTGGCAATCGAACCGGACCATCCAGCCGTAGTGCATCGGTCGATATCAGCTTCCTGCCTCCATCAATGGGTTCGCCCAACGCATTCAGTACTCTGCCCATAAGCGCTGGCCCAACCGCTATCTCGGGACTCGTTCCCAATGCCTCAACCGTATCCCCATAACGAATCCCCTCCGAAGAGTTGACCGGCATAGACAATACAGTAGAGCCCCGAAATCCAATCACTTCCGCCAAATGCGCGCAGCCCTGTTGATCGATAATCTCGCAGCACTCGCCCACGGAAGAGATTGGTCCTGTCGACTCAATCGTCTGTCCAATGGCCTCCAGCACTCGTCCCTTCCATCGCCACGGCTGGCCACGCCGTAGACTCTGAAAGTAGCGTTCAAGCATGGAAGCATCGGCTGTAGGCGAAGAATTCAAGGCCGACTTCCCATCGAATTATCCGGCAGCAGATCCTCATGCGGAACAGCATTACGACTCCCGCCGGGGTAGCCAAAAAATCCCCGCTCAATTTCCTTCAACTGAGACCAGAGACCCATGTCGGCCGATCCCAGATCCGTTTCCAACCTGCACTCGCCCAATCCCATCTGCTCTTCGCCAATAACCTCGGGGCGCAGCCGCAAACCTGGCATGAGCGCCAAGGATTCTTCCCACATTCCTCGATCCTGTACCGGCACTCTAAGTCGAACCGTAGTCGAGTCGGTAAGTTGACCTAAGGCAACCCGCACGGCTCCGGTCAGCAGAAGAGGGTCCGCCTGCGCCTCACGTCGCAATACCCGGGCAGCAATCGCCAGTGTCAAGCGCACCGATTCATGCTCCAATCGTTGCAAATATCGCAGCCGACTCTCGTCAAAGCTTTCCAGAAGCGCCGCAGCCTGGGCACATAATCGATTCTGCTCTCCCTCCAAATATTGAGCTGCTGCTTCGCGAGCTTGAGCTTGACCAATTTCTATTCCTTCGGCTCTGCCACGCTCCTCCGCTCTGCCAGTCTCTTCTGCGATCAAACGCTCTGTCTCTTGAGAGATTTCATTCTCGCCTAAATCGGAAGATCGATTGGACACAGAAGGCTCTTCCCCTGTTCTGTTGTCCTGCCAATAAGGCAAAGCCTCTATACCTCCCGAATCGTCGAGGATGATTTCAGGGAACTGAAGCCCTGGCAGCGAAGGGCCGTCCCTCCTTGGAGATTCGGGATAGACAAAGCTCTCAACGTGTTGTGCAACACCTTTTCTCTGTGGCATATCAGACTGCAACATCTGCCTCCTCTTCAGCCCCTGTGGCTGCTCCGGCTTGACTCATACTCAGGCCAGCATCTCGTCGCCGGTCTCCATCTTCAGAATCACCTTGCCCTCGGACTCCAGCCGCCGCGCGAGATTAAGAATCTCCTGTTGCGCCGCAGCTACTTCGCGAGACCGCACCGGTCCCAGCACTTCCATGTCTTCTTTCAGCATTTCAACGGCGCGCGAACTCATCGCCTTGAAGACCTGGGCACGCAACTCCTCATTCGCACCACGCAGTGCCAGTGCCAGTTGACGTTTATCGACACCCGACACAATCTCTCGAATCGTTGCCGGAGGTACTGTCACCAGGTCTTCGAAGGTGAACATCAGGTTGCGAATATTGAGCGCCAGCTCCGGCTGGCCGGTTTCAATCGACTCCAGAATCCTCTTCGCCTCTTCAGCATTCACCCGGTTTAGCAGATCGGCGACAGCCTTGAAGCCCGAGTAGCTTTTGCGCTTGGTATCTCCCACATTTTCCAGACGGCGGTGCAGAATCAACGCCACCTTCTGAGCCATCTCCGGGGAGAACTGCCTCATCTCCGCGAGTCTTTGAATCGATACGACCTTGTTCTCTTCCCGCAAGTTGTCTAAAACCAGAGAGGCCCGCCGAGGATCGAGATGCGCGAGGACCAAAGCAATCGTCTGCGGATGCTCGGAATCCAGGAGTTTGCCTAATTGCTGTGGATCGGTCTTCTGTAATTTGGCCAGGTTGCCCTGGCTTGCTTCCTGTGCACGACGCACCAGCATCAGCAAATCATCTGCACGCTGCTTGCCAAAGGTGTCCTGAAGTAAACGGGCGGCAAAATCCAGGCCGCCATGAACCATCACATGCTGCGTCTCCAGTAACTCCCAGAATTCCTGCATAACTTCGCCAGAAACCTCGGGGGAAACGCTGCGCAGATCCGCGAGTTCCTCAGTGATCCGCTGTACATCCACCTCAGGCAAGACGCGGAGAATCTCTTTGGCTACATCTTCTCCAACCGCGATCAACAGGATCGCTGCTTTGCGTATACCGCTCATCTGCGCAGTTAAACGCTTTTGTGGTGCTCCGTCCTGTCCTGGTTCCGTCAAACCAACCTCCGCTCATTTCATAGCTATACCAAATGCTTAGTCTGAATGAATCCAACTCTGCAACAGTCGCGAACTCTGCGTTGGATCGCGTTTCAAGGTATTCGTTACCTGATCGAAGACCTGCTGAACTCGCTGCCGCTCCGCATCCTGGACCGCAGACTCTGCAGGGGGCAGTGCGGCTTGAACTGAGTTTCCCGCCAGTTCACCCGCATTCTTTGCCATGAGAGCAGGATCTGTTCTGGACCGTCGCAATGCAGGCCTGATTCCCAACAGAATGAGCATCAGTATCCCCACTAGAACTGTTCCGTACTTGATCAATACCGGCGAATCTTCTGCCATCTCCAGGACCTGTCGAATAGGGGACGTAGCCGCTGCATTTCGATTTTCGTCAAAAGCCAGATCCTGAACCGAGACCAGATCGCCACGGTTCGAATCGAAGCCCACTGCTGCCTGAGCCAGCGAAGTTAATGTACGCAATTCTTCTGGCGTCCGTGGCTGCCAGCTTGCAGTTTTTCCCTTCTGTGCCAAGGTGGCGAGTCTGTCGTTGACGACGATTGCAGCCGTAAGCCGGCGAATATGCCCGGGCGCCTCCGTTGTATGTTTCACCTTGCGCGAAGTGCCATATGTTCCGCTTTCAGTCTTGGCATTCTGCGGCGGTGAAACCTGTTGCGGATACACCGGCAGCGTCTGCGAGTTTGGTGCGTTGCTGGCCGTTCCCGGAACTCCCGCCGCAATCGGCTGCGCTCCTGTCGTCTGTTCCGTTCGCTGCATCGAGAGAGTCACAGTCTGTGCGGGATCGTAAGTCTCATCGGTCTCTTCGATTGCCGTTGGATCGTAATCGACCGTTACCGACGCACGCACATTGCCTGGACCTGTTACCGGCTCCAGAGTCTCAACCAATTTAGCCTCAAGCGCCTGCTCCATCCCCAGTCTCATAGCCTCACTACTCTTGGGACCCAGGGGAAGATGTCCGCTCGCATCCACCAGCGAAACCTGGGCCGGTGACAATCCATCGACCGCCGAAGCCACCAGATTGCGAATGGCTTCATCCTCTCCATCTGCAAGCGAGCGATGCCGTAACGTGAGAACCACCGAAGCCTTAGCCGGTCTCTCCTGATCGCGGAACAGCGAATCATGCGGCATCACCAGATGCACTCGCGCCGACTGTATATCACTCAGCGTCGCCACTGTATGCTCCAGTTCACCCTCGAGCGCACGCTGATAATTTACCTGCTCGTCGAACTCTGAACCCACCCAGTTCGGCTTGTCGAAAAGCTCGAACCCAAGCCTTCCACTACGAGGACCACCTTTAGCCGCTGTTGCCAGCCGCGCCTTATCCAGTTGTCCAACAGGAACCAGCAGAGTTGTCCCGTTTGCAGCAAGATCAAACGGAATTTGAGCCTGGGTAAGAACCTGAGCCATTTGCCGGGAATCCTCGGGGTCAAGTCCCGCATAGAGAGTTCGCCAGTCGGTTCGAGTTGCGTACCATATCAATCCACTCACAGAGGCCAATACCAACCCTGCCGTCACCAGCATCCAACTGCGCTGCCGGCGAGGGAGAGTAGACCAATGGGCGACCCAATGCCCCGCCAGATGACCAGCCCCCTGCTCCCACCACCCCGTCATCCGCTCCAACGCCGGCATCCCTGCCTGGGACCCCAAGGGTTGGGCACCTGGTACGTCGCTGGGACGTCCAGTCGATTCCGCCGGAGCCGAGGCTGCCTTATTCAACTGTGTCCCTGTTGCCATGACTCTCTGAACTCCGTCCGGTTATCCATCGTTTTCGATCTCATCCTGTGCATATCCGCGCATGGCAAACCTCAGGTCAGAACTGCATGCCCATCACCTGCTGATATGCAGACAAGGCCTTATTGCGGACAGACAATACCAGCTCAAACCCCATCTCTGCTTTTTCCGTAGTGATCATGGCTTCATGAACATCTACGCCCGTTCCAGACATCAGTCCCTCAACGGAAGATCTGGCCTGACGTTCCAGCAGATCCACCTGTCCTACCGCTTCCGTCAATAGATCCCCAAACGGAACGGTCATCGATGCTGGTGCAGGTACAAAACCAGCGGAATCAATGCCTGTCATCACGGCCTGACCAACTCCGCCACCAACGGCCGATATAAATGGGTCGAGAGGCATAACGGGAGCCAGAGCACCACTGGAGATCGAAGCCATCTGCGTTACCGGAATCATGCGGCCACCTTCGGCTGTTCCATTCTTTGCTTACGAGCACTCTGAGATATGTTCACTTGGCAATCTCCAGAGCTGAGCTGATCATCGATTTCTCTGCCTGCACCGCCGAGCCATTCAGTCCGTACGCGCGCGTAGCACCCATGAGGTCGACCATCTCCGTAAGAGGATCAATATCCGGATAGGAAACATATCCCTGCGCGTCCGCGTCCGGATGGCTGGGATCGTATCTCTTCAAAGGAGGAGACGAATCTTTCACCACCCCCGCAATATGAACACCAGGCGCAACCTGACTCGAACCAGAGAGATTCAGACCGGATAAGTCGCCAGCAGTCTCTCCTGACAAGAGAGGCCCGGACGAGTTCGAGCTAATCAATCTGCCTGCGAGTTGCCCCGCGAAGCTCTTGTCTCCGCTTCCAGACGAAAAGATTACATGCTGCCTCTGATATGGAGTACCTGCCGCTGTTCGCGTAGTCTCAGCATTGGCCATGTTGGCTGCCACCACTTCTGCGCGCATCCGCTCGGCCTGCATCGCCGCACCTGAGTTATCAATCATTCCAAAGAGATTCATTCCACTCCTTCGCACCCGGTTCCAAGTCTTCAGCTATTCTCGGCCTTCAGCTATTTGGCATCCGCATGTATTGCATCCATCACTCGCGTGTATTCTCTCTTGAGCAAAGCCACACCAGTCTTGAACTTCAACTGTGCCTCGGCCAGGTTCAAGCTTTCCCTGTCCATTGAGACATTGTTGCCATCTGGCCTGACGACAAGACCATCCACATCGAAGATCCGAGGATTGATTGCAGAGCCCCCTATCTCATCAACACCTGTCATAGCTCTCCGCATTTCGCCTTCAAAATCCATCCCCACAGCACGATACCCAGGCGTATCGATATTCGCCATGTTCCTCGCAGTGATCTGAATCTGCCGCGTATCCAGATCCATATAACGCGCAATTTCATTACTTAATCGCGTTGCAATTTCCATCGCCTCACCATTTCCTGACCGCTACGCATCCGATAAAATCTGCTGCACTTACAGCTCTAGGAACAACTCATCTGTCCCTGAAAACGCTAAGAGCAATAAACGAATGGGCAGCTTCAATTCCCCTGCGAAAATCCAAAATCGATCTCCGCTGCAGTAATTACCGGATCATCTCCGGCCAGGATGGCTGCCCGCTCCAGCACATGCTCCAGTTCACGCACATTTCCCGGCCACACATGCACCGCTAATGTGGCCATTGCAGAAGAGTCCATCCGCTTCATGGGTGTCTTGCGGCCCATGCGTTCCAAAAAATGACCTACAAGCTGTGGCAGATCTTCCATGTGCGCAGCAAGCGGTGGAGTACGAATCAAAAAAACAGCGAGGCGATAATAAAGGTCCGCTCGAAACAGCCCTTTCTGAGCATCTTCCGAGAGTGGTTGATGGGTCGCTGCCACGATTCGCACATCGACTTTTACTGTTTCGTTATCCCCGATCCGTTGCAATTCCCCACTCTCAAAAAATCGCAGGAGTTTCGATTGCAGGCCTAGCGGCATTTCTCCTATCTCATCTAGAAAGAGAGTTCCGCCGTCTGCCGACTCTATTCTGCCGATTCTTCCTTGAACGGCCCCGGTAAATGCCCCGCGCGTATGCCCAAACAGCTCAGCCTCGAGCAATGCTTCCGGGATAGCGGCACAGTTTATAGCAACAAACGCCTTACGGCAGCGTGGAGATAGTCGATGCAAGGCCTCTGCAACCAGTTCCTTGCCTGTGCCGGTAGGCCCCTCAATCAATACCGGCGTGGTTCTACCTGCGACAAGACGAATACGCCGGCTGACTTCTAACATGACGGCACTATCCCCGACCAGGTCTGGAATTCGATCTATCGCAGTTGCCCGTTTGTACATGCCACGAATGCCTATATCCGGTGTTGTCACACGCAAGTTTTGTACGGCCGCATCTCCCGCATGCCTGTCACGATCTGATCTGTCACGATCTGGATCGATCAAGATCGAAGATTGGATCGTCGGAGAGGGCAAAAACGCATCGGGGACTTCAGTGCCTGGAAAAGTTGCCTCAGTTGCATCCGCCCCATCCATCACCGGAGCAGCCTTCCATGCCGCCGTGTCGCCTTCCTGGCTTCGGCGTAGCGCATACAACAGTTCCTGACGATATGGGCTCCGCGGGCTATCCGGAACAGTCGCTCCATCGGTCATGACCACATCGACGGTCGGATACTCACGGCGAAAATCTTTCAGGAATTCTCTTACCTCCAAATCAGGCAACCATGGATCGACCAGCAGTGCTTCCAGAGACGTCCCCTGTGCCGCAGACCAGGCCTCAGCACCACCGGGAGCTTCCAATACCTGCCATCGTAATCCTCCCAGCGCCTCGCTCAATTTTCCCCGGAAGCTGGAATCCGAGCTCGCGATCAGAACGATTCTCATCCGTGAACGTGAAGAGGAAGCGGCTGTGAACGGAACCGGCATCGTAGAGGCCACTGAAACGGGTGAAGGAAGCATAGTAATCTCCTGAACTCAATATTCTTGTGACCTATCCGCGTAATGGAAAGACAGACAGAGGAAAAATGGCAGCATCGGCGTTGATATCAGATTTCGTCCGATCTACGGGACCGTCCTGCGACGAAGCCAAAAGTGGCGAAATCAAGGGTGGAATTGGAAGATGTATTTCTGCCTCGGAAGGCACAACATACCCGTGTCCCCGCACGGTACGCAGCAGGTATCCGGGTGGTGGATCCTTCAGTTTGCGTCGCAGGTAATTTACATAGACATCCACAATATTGGTGGTTTGTGCCGGCTCCATATTCCATACCGCATCCAGCAGTTCAACGCGGGAGATGCATTGGCCGCGATGCAGCATCAGGTGTTCCAGCAACGCAAACTCCTTGTTGGTTAGAGAGATGAGTTCTCCAGCTCGATGAGCCGTATGATCAAGCCGATCGAGTTCCAGATTGCCTGCCCGTAGCATCAGCCTGGCTTCCCTCTTGCGGCGTAGCAATACCCTGCACCGAGCCCGTAGTTCATGCAGGCTGAACGGCTTTACCATGAGGTCATCCGCTCCGAGATCGAGGCAGCGAATTCGTGTCTCTATTTCATCGCGCCCAGTGAGTATCAGCACCGGCAACTGCGAATCCGATAAGCGGATCTCAGCCAGAACCTGCTCTCCGTCCTTTACCGGCAGGTTCAAGTCCAGTATGGTCAGATCCGGCAAATCCTGATGAAACGCTGCCACCGCTTCTGCGCCATCAAAGGCGCAGCGAACTCTGTGCCCCTCGGATTCCATCCCTCGCGTAAGAAACATCCCTAAAGCCCGATCGTCTTCAGCAATCAACAACCGCATAGAATTTCTCCGTCCTACAGCTTGCGGTAGGCAAGACTTCGCCGCTCGCGTCATCTCGCGTGGTCTCACGTCGCCCCGCGTCTGTTTGTTCCTATCCGATCTCCCGCGCATTGTCGGAGATGGGGTTAGAGTCTGTTCTGGTGTGCTTGCTTCACGATCCTCTCCGGGTTGGAAACTTTCAAGAGAAATGCAAAATCCACGGATGGGACAATTCCGGGATTGGGAGGCGCTCATCAAAATTCCCAAAAGTGTCCTAATTCCTCACACACAGTCCCTCGGAACTTTGTCTTCACCAAGGAGGCATAAGAGAATCTAGATTTGGCTGGAGAAAGAACAGCGAAAATAGTTCTCGCAAATTCGCTTTTCATTCGCTATAATGCGCGCATGGCAGTTACACGCAGGCAAAAAGAAGTTCTCGATTTTCTGGAGTCGTTTGTCACCCGCAACGGCTATTCGCCTTCCTTCGAAGAGATCGCCAGAGGTCTCGAACTCAAGTCGCTGGCGACGGTGCATAAGCACATTTCCAACCTCGAAAAAAAGGGGTTACTCGATCGTGTCCACAACCGCAGCCGCTCGATCGACGTCGTGCCGGCAGGCACGCGCACGCGGACCAGCGAGCGTTTGCCTCTCATGGGGCGTATCGCCGCCGGTCTGCCTGTAGAAGCAGCCGAAAATACAGAAAGCATCTCGCTACACGATGTTGTCGGAAACAAGGATGTCTTCGCGCTTGAAGTTCGTGGCGACTCCATGCGCGATGAACACATCATCAGCGGTGATTATGTCCTGGTAGAACGCACTCGTACTGCCCGCCAGGGAGAGATCGTGGTCGCCCTCGTGCGCGGCTCAGAGACCACGCTCAAGCGCTTCTATCTCGAGGGCAGCCAGGTGCGCCTGCAGCCCGCCAATCTGGAAATGGAACCCATCATGATCCCTGCAGGCCAGGTTGCCATCCAGGGCCGTGTTCTCGGGGTTTTGCGCCGATATCGGTAGAAGGGCCATCTGTTGATCAATATTAAAATCCAAGACAAAAAGGCGGCCGGGCATAACGCCCGGCCGCTTTTTAAAATGCTTAAGTAGTTTCTGGAAACTTACGCCAGAATCTGATTGACCTTCGCTTCGATTACGTCTTTCGGCACGTACCCAACGATCTGATCAGCTACCTTGCCGCCCTTGAAGAACAGCAGTGCCGGAATTCCGCGGATACCGTACCGCGACGGCGTGGCGCCATTCTGGTCCACGTTGACCTTTGTGACCTTTAATTTGCCAGCATAAGCTGTGGCCAGTTCATCGACGATCGGTGCAATTGCCTTACATGGCCCACACCAGACTGCCCAAAAGTCAACCAGCACAGGCTGCTCCGATTGCAGCACTTCCTGATCGAACGTCGCATCACTTACTTCCAGAACTCCAATTCCTGCCATCATTCTCCTCGCGGTACTGACATCTCAGTGTAACCGCACCTACCACTCAATGAGATGCAGGATTGTGTCGGAAGTCGCAAAGTACCCGTACTAGCAATAAGGCTGGATAAATTAAATCGATTAAGAAAGCAATTTGAGGGCAAAAAATTAAAGCGCCCGGATCCCATAAAGGAATCACGGACGCTAGAGCAGCCCTCCCCCAGAACTGCCCACACGACGAATCTAGGGTTTTCGTTATAGAAAAGCAAGAAATCTTAGGTAATACAAAAACCAGTCACTAACGGGGGATA
Above is a window of Acidicapsa ligni DNA encoding:
- a CDS encoding FliI/YscN family ATPase; translated protein: MNSSPTADASMLERYFQSLRRGQPWRWKGRVLEAIGQTIESTGPISSVGECCEIIDQQGCAHLAEVIGFRGSTVLSMPVNSSEGIRYGDTVEALGTSPEIAVGPALMGRVLNALGEPIDGGRKLISTDALRLDGPVRLPLERTPIRTPLGTGIRVLDALLTVGRGQRIGIFGGSGVGKSTLIGMMTRNTEADVTVVGLVGERGREVGEFLEDALGDEGLKRSVVLVSTSDQSPLMRIRAALAATSVAEHYAAQGKHVLLVLDSLTRFAMAAREIGLAAGEPTTAKGYTPSVFSRLAKLVERAGNFKTGSITAFYTVLMEGDDQQDPLVDAVRSLLDGHVVLSRALAAEGWYPPVAVLDSISRLMSAVAGSDHRDAAALVRRLMAAYARSEDLVRIGAYKPGSDEDLDRALQARPLLRDFLAQRSQEHVHFEDCIAKLLELADTI
- a CDS encoding FliH/SctL family protein, whose product is MPQRKGVAQHVESFVYPESPRRDGPSLPGLQFPEIILDDSGGIEALPYWQDNRTGEEPSVSNRSSDLGENEISQETERLIAEETGRAEERGRAEGIEIGQAQAREAAAQYLEGEQNRLCAQAAALLESFDESRLRYLQRLEHESVRLTLAIAARVLRREAQADPLLLTGAVRVALGQLTDSTTVRLRVPVQDRGMWEESLALMPGLRLRPEVIGEEQMGLGECRLETDLGSADMGLWSQLKEIERGFFGYPGGSRNAVPHEDLLPDNSMGSRP
- the fliG gene encoding flagellar motor switch protein FliG, with amino-acid sequence MTEPGQDGAPQKRLTAQMSGIRKAAILLIAVGEDVAKEILRVLPEVDVQRITEELADLRSVSPEVSGEVMQEFWELLETQHVMVHGGLDFAARLLQDTFGKQRADDLLMLVRRAQEASQGNLAKLQKTDPQQLGKLLDSEHPQTIALVLAHLDPRRASLVLDNLREENKVVSIQRLAEMRQFSPEMAQKVALILHRRLENVGDTKRKSYSGFKAVADLLNRVNAEEAKRILESIETGQPELALNIRNLMFTFEDLVTVPPATIREIVSGVDKRQLALALRGANEELRAQVFKAMSSRAVEMLKEDMEVLGPVRSREVAAAQQEILNLARRLESEGKVILKMETGDEMLA
- the fliF gene encoding flagellar basal-body MS-ring/collar protein FliF: MATGTQLNKAASAPAESTGRPSDVPGAQPLGSQAGMPALERMTGWWEQGAGHLAGHWVAHWSTLPRRQRSWMLVTAGLVLASVSGLIWYATRTDWRTLYAGLDPEDSRQMAQVLTQAQIPFDLAANGTTLLVPVGQLDKARLATAAKGGPRSGRLGFELFDKPNWVGSEFDEQVNYQRALEGELEHTVATLSDIQSARVHLVMPHDSLFRDQERPAKASVVLTLRHRSLADGEDEAIRNLVASAVDGLSPAQVSLVDASGHLPLGPKSSEAMRLGMEQALEAKLVETLEPVTGPGNVRASVTVDYDPTAIEETDETYDPAQTVTLSMQRTEQTTGAQPIAAGVPGTASNAPNSQTLPVYPQQVSPPQNAKTESGTYGTSRKVKHTTEAPGHIRRLTAAIVVNDRLATLAQKGKTASWQPRTPEELRTLTSLAQAAVGFDSNRGDLVSVQDLAFDENRNAAATSPIRQVLEMAEDSPVLIKYGTVLVGILMLILLGIRPALRRSRTDPALMAKNAGELAGNSVQAALPPAESAVQDAERQRVQQVFDQVTNTLKRDPTQSSRLLQSWIHSD
- the fliE gene encoding flagellar hook-basal body complex protein FliE, with the translated sequence MIPVTQMASISSGALAPVMPLDPFISAVGGGVGQAVMTGIDSAGFVPAPASMTVPFGDLLTEAVGQVDLLERQARSSVEGLMSGTGVDVHEAMITTEKAEMGFELVLSVRNKALSAYQQVMGMQF
- the flgC gene encoding flagellar basal body rod protein FlgC, with the translated sequence MNLFGMIDNSGAAMQAERMRAEVVAANMANAETTRTAAGTPYQRQHVIFSSGSGDKSFAGQLAGRLISSNSSGPLLSGETAGDLSGLNLSGSSQVAPGVHIAGVVKDSSPPLKRYDPSHPDADAQGYVSYPDIDPLTEMVDLMGATRAYGLNGSAVQAEKSMISSALEIAK
- the flgB gene encoding flagellar basal body rod protein FlgB, translated to MEIATRLSNEIARYMDLDTRQIQITARNMANIDTPGYRAVGMDFEGEMRRAMTGVDEIGGSAINPRIFDVDGLVVRPDGNNVSMDRESLNLAEAQLKFKTGVALLKREYTRVMDAIHADAK
- a CDS encoding sigma-54-dependent transcriptional regulator encodes the protein MLPSPVSVASTMPVPFTAASSSRSRMRIVLIASSDSSFRGKLSEALGGLRWQVLEAPGGAEAWSAAQGTSLEALLVDPWLPDLEVREFLKDFRREYPTVDVVMTDGATVPDSPRSPYRQELLYALRRSQEGDTAAWKAAPVMDGADATEATFPGTEVPDAFLPSPTIQSSILIDPDRDRSDRDRHAGDAAVQNLRVTTPDIGIRGMYKRATAIDRIPDLVGDSAVMLEVSRRIRLVAGRTTPVLIEGPTGTGKELVAEALHRLSPRCRKAFVAINCAAIPEALLEAELFGHTRGAFTGAVQGRIGRIESADGGTLFLDEIGEMPLGLQSKLLRFFESGELQRIGDNETVKVDVRIVAATHQPLSEDAQKGLFRADLYYRLAVFLIRTPPLAAHMEDLPQLVGHFLERMGRKTPMKRMDSSAMATLAVHVWPGNVRELEHVLERAAILAGDDPVITAAEIDFGFSQGN
- a CDS encoding response regulator transcription factor — translated: MRLLIAEDDRALGMFLTRGMESEGHRVRCAFDGAEAVAAFHQDLPDLTILDLNLPVKDGEQVLAEIRLSDSQLPVLILTGRDEIETRIRCLDLGADDLMVKPFSLHELRARCRVLLRRKREARLMLRAGNLELDRLDHTAHRAGELISLTNKEFALLEHLMLHRGQCISRVELLDAVWNMEPAQTTNIVDVYVNYLRRKLKDPPPGYLLRTVRGHGYVVPSEAEIHLPIPPLISPLLASSQDGPVDRTKSDINADAAIFPLSVFPLRG
- the lexA gene encoding transcriptional repressor LexA, producing the protein MAVTRRQKEVLDFLESFVTRNGYSPSFEEIARGLELKSLATVHKHISNLEKKGLLDRVHNRSRSIDVVPAGTRTRTSERLPLMGRIAAGLPVEAAENTESISLHDVVGNKDVFALEVRGDSMRDEHIISGDYVLVERTRTARQGEIVVALVRGSETTLKRFYLEGSQVRLQPANLEMEPIMIPAGQVAIQGRVLGVLRRYR
- the trxA gene encoding thioredoxin — encoded protein: MAGIGVLEVSDATFDQEVLQSEQPVLVDFWAVWCGPCKAIAPIVDELATAYAGKLKVTKVNVDQNGATPSRYGIRGIPALLFFKGGKVADQIVGYVPKDVIEAKVNQILA